GGCGTCGCGGAGCGCCTCTTGGCCTGCGGGGGTGCGTGCCCAGGACAGGACGGCGGCAATCGCGCCTTTCAGGGCGTCCGCGAAACTGGCGGCGGGCGCGTCCTCTTCCGAGAAGGCGATCTCGAGGGTCACGACCTCGGCGTCCTCGGCGAACTCGGCCGCCTTGAGGCCCTTCACGGCGGGGGGCTGTGCGCCCAGAAACCCCACATGCTTCAGGTAATAGGTGCCGGGGGTCGGGTTCGCGGCGGATTGAGGAGGATAGAACGAGGCGCTGATCCGCTTGAAGCGGCCCGCGCGCACCATCTCGGCGAAGGCAGGCTCCACCTGGTCAGGCTCTGCAAAAAGCTCGGCCCCGTCGGCGCGCAAGCGTTTGACCCAGCCATAGGCCGGGGCATCGGTGCGAGGATGGCCCACGACAATGGGGGCCTCATGGAGGGCGGGATCATAGGCGGCGGCGATGCCCTCGACCTCGGCTTCGGAAAACTCGAAGCTCTGCCCGGATTGGGCGGTGTGGCGGCCAGCGCGGAAGATGTGAAGCGGTTTTGTCATGACCCGACATTAAGCCGGGGCGACGGGCCAGATCAGATGAAGGGCTTCAGGGGAAAGGGTGGGGCGCTGCGCGTGCCGCCTTGGGTGAGACTAGCGCCCTCTGAGGGCAGGCGGCAAGCCCGGAATGCAAACGGCCCCAGAACGGCCCGCTGAGTGCGCTTCCGGCTCTGGCGGGGGTTGGGTCGCAAAATCGCCGAGGGGGGTATTAAATGGGTATTTAATGAGGCGCTGAGAGGCCATTGCGTCTGGCGGGGTCGGTTGCAGGTGCGCCCGCGCGGTCAAACAGCCCCAAATTGCCTCAGGATGCCGGTTTGTCGATGAAGGACCGGAGGAGTGCGCGGCGCTCTTCGGGGGTGCGCCGGGGGGAGGGGCCGAACATGATTTCTAGCTGTTTTTTGCGCGCGGCGACAATCTCGGCTTTGTCCGGATCGTCGTCGGGCAGAGCCTCGGCGTCGCGCAGCGCGTCTTCGTAATCCTGGCGCGAGGAGCCTTGGGGTTCGGTCAAGAGATAAGCCAAGTCTCACTCCTCCAGCATCTCGGTGATTGCGCGGACAACCTCTGCAACCGGGCCTCCCACTCTCTGGCGAACTTCAAGGGCGCGCGCACCGGGGCTGTCCGAATATAGGATCAGCCCTTGCGCGCGCAACACCTCGAGAACAATCAGGCGGATCGCAGTATCTCGGTCCGCCCGGTCCAGATCCGGCGCGATCTCGTCGAGCATTTCCCCCGCGACGTCCTGAAACCCCACGACGTTAACCCGCGCGGACGACAGACGCACGGCCCTGTAGAGCGACCCGTCATGGCCCACCGCCAGAATGGAGGTGACGCGCCGCTCGAACATCGTGGCGAGGTCTTGCGGGCTGAGAGGCGCAGAACTGGGATGATTGTGCACAAGGCCAATCTCTTGCCCGTCGCGCAGGCGTTGCGTGACCTCCGGCCCGAGGCGCACCCGGTCAGCACCCCCCACGCTCCAGTCGATTTCCTCGCCAGTCCGCAGATTGAACGCGCCAAGATGCTCGCGCCCGTCGCCAAGGCCCATAAGCCGGGCGCGCATGGCAAAGCCAAGCTCGGTTGCCGCCGCCGGGGCGGAAAGCCCGGTCGATATCCCTGCATGGCGCGCGCCGAGGTCAAGCCAAGCATGGCCCGCGTTGCTATCCCATGCCGGATCGACCCCAAGCGCCGTGGGTTCAATCTCGCCGGTGCGACGGTTCAAGACCCCGCGCTCCTCCAGCTCGAAATCCTCTGTCACCTTCAGGCCGCCCCGGTCGATCATGCCTTGGGAGAGTTGCTGGACCGTGCAGCCGCACCGCCAGCCGTTGGGGGGAAAGATACGAAGCCATGCCGGGTGATCGACGGGCAGGATCAGGTCGTGATAGCGCGCGTGGTCCTCGCGCTTGGTGTCGCGCTGGATCTGGACGTAGCGCAGGAAGGGGAAGGCCGCCTTGGTGCGTTGAATGCGTGCCCATTTGCCCGCAGCATGGGCTGCGCGCATATTGGCGTCGAAGA
The nucleotide sequence above comes from Roseovarius mucosus. Encoded proteins:
- a CDS encoding phage minor head protein, translating into MIDLQRLRPEDALSFFRSKGLAPPDARFDFRDVWRNEHASNFVVAKAMRTDVLETIRGALDRALANGGTLSSFMDDLEPELKRLGWWGSATERDPLTGELKNVQLGSPRRLRVIFDANMRAAHAAGKWARIQRTKAAFPFLRYVQIQRDTKREDHARYHDLILPVDHPAWLRIFPPNGWRCGCTVQQLSQGMIDRGGLKVTEDFELEERGVLNRRTGEIEPTALGVDPAWDSNAGHAWLDLGARHAGISTGLSAPAAATELGFAMRARLMGLGDGREHLGAFNLRTGEEIDWSVGGADRVRLGPEVTQRLRDGQEIGLVHNHPSSAPLSPQDLATMFERRVTSILAVGHDGSLYRAVRLSSARVNVVGFQDVAGEMLDEIAPDLDRADRDTAIRLIVLEVLRAQGLILYSDSPGARALEVRQRVGGPVAEVVRAITEMLEE